The genomic DNA CCATCGCGGATGCGGATGCCGTGCACCATGCCGTCACCGAGGAACCAGTGGTAGAGCTCAGGGTCGATTTCGCCAATCGGGTTGGGGCCGTTGCGTAGATAGCGGCCGTCCAGGTAGTCCGGGATCGTGCCGGTGACGGACAGATCGGTCAGGGTGTACTCGTCGTGCAGTGGCGCGAACGCGCCTTCCAGGTAGCGGTTGGTCATCCCAGAACCTCCATAACAGTGTTATTGGCTGCGGTTACTGGTATAACACTGTTATGAGAGGTCTGCAAGGGTGAGCGAAGAAATCCGCCGGCAATTGATCGAAGCCGGCATCGTGATCCTCGAACGCGATGGTCTCCAGGCGCTGACGGTGCGTAAACTCGCCGCCGAGGTGGGCACGTCGACCATGGTCGTGTACACCCACTTCGGCTCGATGACCGGTGTGGTCGACGCCCTCTCGGCCGAGATCTTCGCGCGGTTCGGCGCAGCGCTGGCCGCCATCCCACACACCGATGATCCGGTGGCGGACTTCTTCTCGATGGGCGCCGCCTACCGCCGGTTCGCGCTCAAGAATCCGCAGCACTATCAACTGATGTTCGGCACGACGGTCCCGGCATCGTTGTCGAGCGTCCGCAGTGATCTGACAGTGACTGGTCATGCCACGTCGCGTGACGCGTCGTTCCAGACACTCTGCGAGTCGGTGCGCCGGATGACCGCGGCCGGCCGCATCCGCGATGACGGTGAAGCCGCTGTCGCAGGCCGTATCTGGAGCATGTGCCACGGAGCAGTGATGCTCGAGATGGCTGGGTTCTTCGGCGCGGAAGGCCACGGGCTGCGGGACATCCTCACCCCGATGACCGTCGATTTCCTCGTCGGAATGGGCGACGAACGGGAGCGCGTCAACGAATCACTCGCCACTGCGGCCGCCGCGCTCGTGGCGAGCGGTCACCTGTGATCTAGGCGAAACCGCCGTCGGCCCGCAGGATCGAACCGGTGGTGAAGCTGGATGCATCCGACATCAAAAAGAGTGCGGCGCCCACGATTTCGCGCGGCTGGCCGGCGCGCTGCAGTGGCAACGAGCGAAAGGCGCTCGACGGATCCGCACCCCA from Mycolicibacterium phocaicum includes the following:
- a CDS encoding TetR/AcrR family transcriptional regulator, producing MSEEIRRQLIEAGIVILERDGLQALTVRKLAAEVGTSTMVVYTHFGSMTGVVDALSAEIFARFGAALAAIPHTDDPVADFFSMGAAYRRFALKNPQHYQLMFGTTVPASLSSVRSDLTVTGHATSRDASFQTLCESVRRMTAAGRIRDDGEAAVAGRIWSMCHGAVMLEMAGFFGAEGHGLRDILTPMTVDFLVGMGDERERVNESLATAAAALVASGHL